One stretch of Arachis duranensis cultivar V14167 chromosome 1, aradu.V14167.gnm2.J7QH, whole genome shotgun sequence DNA includes these proteins:
- the LOC107457723 gene encoding transcription factor MYB1-like, with protein MGRSPCCSKDEDLKRGAWTADEDKILIDYIRVHGHGRWRNLPQKAGLKRCGKSCRLRWLNYLRPDIKRGNISSDEEELIIRLHNLLGNRWSLIAGRLPGRTDNEIKNYWNTNLSKRMKDNKDHNKETTTSSSNPKHPQTEPTPPFKIDFPVIRTKATKCSKPLLINNNARQSTPVPLLLDASAAAAADSEANNNKNIVSSIASNHKEVLSKNYNSNDEFLPFFNEDDDKEILSNTDLLIDDYCNLTDADGGLNDLINSDVSDLCYELLLSPYSDQPTTIFSDDILNQWTHGYFDDADDHINHDDDSIIDRHCHQSNAKEIE; from the exons ATGGGGAGAAGCCCTTGTTGCTCAAAAGATGAGGACTTGAAAAGAGGTGCTTGGACTGCTGATGAAGACAAAATCCTCATAGACTACATTAGGGTCCATGGCcatggaagatggagaaacCTCCCCCAAAAAGCAG GTTTAAAAAGATGTGGCAAAAGTTGTAGACTGCGATGGTTGAACTATCTAAGACCAGACATCAAAAGAGGCAATATATCCTCTGATGAAGAAGAACTCATCATCAGACTTCACAACCTCCTGGGAAATAG GTGGTCTCTAATAGCTGGGAGGCTTCCGGGGAGAACAGACAATGAGATCAAGAACTATTGGAACACCAACTTGAGTAAGAGGATGAAAGATAACAAGGATCACAACAAAGAAACAAccacctcttcttcgaatccaAAACACCCTCAAACAGAACCAACCCCACCTTTTAAGATTGACTTCCCTGTAATCCGAACAAAGGCTACAAAGTGCTCAAAGCCATTACTCATAAATAACAATGCACGACAATCAACACCGGTACCTTTGCTTCTGGATGcttctgctgctgctgctgctgattCTGAAGCCAACAACAATAAGAATATCGTTTCATCAATAGCAAGTAACCACAAAGAAGTACTCTCAAAGAACTACAATAGTAATGATGAGTTTTTGCCCTTCTTCAATGAAGATGATGACAAAGAAATACTCTCAAATACAGATTTGCTAATAGACGATTATTGTAATCTTACCGATGCTGATGGCGGCTTAAATGATCTTATCAATTCTGATGTCTCTGATCTCTGCTACGAGCTATTATTATCGCCTTATTCGGACCAACCCACCACCATCTTCTCCGATGACATCCTCAATCAATGGACACATGGCTATTTCGATGATGCTGATGATCACATTAATCATGATGATGACTCAATCATTGACCGTCATTGTCACCAGTCAAATGCCAAGGAGATAGAATAA
- the LOC107457732 gene encoding stress-response A/B barrel domain-containing protein UP3 produces MLGVRTHLSVPAFSSSKHLLRQHLKPHSYSSASASRPSIKMTSSSTPTQSVVEHIVLFKVKDDTEPSKVSAMVNGLSSLLSLDQVLHLTVGPVLRSRSSTLTFTHMLHSRYATKQDLDAYSAHPSHVSVVKGNVLPIIDDIMAVDWVSPALPADHLLTPPGSAIRVSFLKLKENAGDHSKDEILGVIGGMTERFKQISQLSVGENFSPARAKGYSIASLGVFPGVEELEAVVSNEDVVNAEKDKVRDHIESVVVVDYVVPPTQSASL; encoded by the coding sequence ATGCTGGGTGTCAGAACTCATCTGTCAGTGCCGGCTTTCTCATCCTCCAAACACCTTCTCCGTCAGCATCTAAAACCACACTCCTACTCATCTGCATCAGCATCTAGACCCTCAATCAAGATGACGTCATCATCAACACCAACCCAGTCAGTGGTGGAGCACATCGTGCTCTTCAAGGTCAAAGATGACACTGAGCCTTCCAAGGTCTCTGCGATGGTCAACGGTCTCAGCTCCCTCCTCTCCCTCGACCAGGTACTACATCTCACGGTGGGCCCCGTCCTCCGCAGCCGCTCCTCCACCCTAACCTTCACTCACATGCTCCACAGCCGCTACGCCACAAAGCAGGACCTCGACGCCTACTCCGCCCACCCTAGCCACGTCAGTGTCGTCAAGGGAAATGTCCTTCCCATCATCGATGACATCATGGCCGTCGATTGGGTCTCCCCTGCCCTCCCCGCCGACCACCTACTCACGCCGCCGGGATCGGCCATCCGCGTGAGCTTCCTGAAGCTTAAGGAGAACGCCGGTGATCACTCCAAGGACGAGATCTTGGGGGTTATCGGAGGCATGACGGAGAGATTCAAGCAGATCAGTCAGCTGAGTGTCGGTGAGAATTTCTCGCCGGCGAGGGCGAAGGGTTACTCGATTGCGTCCCTGGGGGTTTTTCCGGGGGTGGAGGAACTGGAGGCGGTGGTTTCAAATGAGGATGTGGTGAATGCTGAGAAGGATAAGGTTAGGGATCACATAGAGagtgtggtggtggttgattaTGTTGTTCCACCTACTCAATCTGCTAGCCTTTGA
- the LOC107457739 gene encoding stress-response A/B barrel domain-containing protein UP3, producing MSNNIIEHVVLFKVKDDVAPSEVDAMVNRINSLNSLDQTLHLTMAPLLSFRSTQASLNFTHILHARYNSKHDLEEYTVHPSHVAVVKVNAPLCQDIMAFDWVANENLRGESVILAPGSAIQVTLFKLKEGFEDRVDEILRAVMEIQEELKTKGAVQVTCGDNFSPGRAKGFSMASLVVFPGLKELEAADSHVDIHKNHKIKDYLECVMVVDFVVPSLTASN from the coding sequence ATGTCAAACAATATAATCGAGCATGTGGTGTTGTTCAAGGTGAAGGACGATGTTGCCCCTTCGGAGGTGGACGCCATGGTCAACCGAATCAACTCCCTGAACTCCCTCGATCAGACCCTTCACCTCACCATGGCCCCACTCTTAAGCTTCCGATCCACACAAGCTTCCTTGAACTTCACTCACATCCTCCACGCCCGCTACAACTCCAAGCACGACCTTGAGGAATACACGGTGCACCCCAGCCACGTGGCAGTCGTCAAGGTCAACGCCCCCTTGTGCCAAGACATCATGGCTTTTGATTGGGTCGCCAATGAAAACCTCCGGGGTGAATCGGTAATTCTGGCACCGGGATCGGCCATTCAGGTCACGTTGTTCAAGTTGAAGGAGGGTTTTGAAGATCGTGTTGATGAGATTCTGAGGGCAGTAATGGAAATTCAAGAGGAGCTGAAAACCAAAGGCGCTGTTCAGGTGACTTGCGGGGACAATTTTTCTCCTGGCAGAGCCAAAGGATTCTCCATGGCCTCGCTTGTGGTTTTTCCTGGCTTGAAGGAATTGGAGGCTGCGGATTCTCATGTAGATATACACAAGAATCATAAGATTAAGGACTATCTTGAGTGCGTTATGGTTGTTGATTTTGTGGTACCTTCACTCACAGCTTCTAATTAG